The nucleotide sequence AATTTATAAAACGAATCCGTTAGCAAGCGAAAGTGCAACTGATATTCTCGGTATTGTTGCTGAGAATAGTGTCCTCATCACTGACAATACAGCAAATCATAATGATATAAATATTAATGCATCCATTTATTGTGAAGACGGTGGATTCGGATCAGAGAATTACGATAAAAGACCAATCAGCGGCAATATAAATTTGATTGGGGGAATAATCCAGAATACTCGTAGAGCAGTTGGTACCTTCGACAAATCCGGAATAAAAACTGGTTTTGCTAAAAGATATAGGTATGATGAAAGATTTATGATTGCTTCACCACCAATGTTTCCCGGAACAGGTGGTTTGGAAATTGTTTCCTGGTTTGAATGATATAATTATTTGAAATTCTATCTGCTCTAAATGTAGTGAGGGAATGCAGAGTAAAGGCTAAGCTGAATCTGGCTTAGCCTTTTTTATTTCCTCGAATCTATTTTAACAATCCACGCATCTTTGAATTCCTCGTTCATCCTTAATTCGTTTCTATATGATTCTGCCTGAATTTTATTTTCGAAAGGAGGATGAATCCATACAACATAAAGATTTTTCTGTTGGTTGAATTCAACTTTAATATCCTTTGATAAAACCTGCCGGCTCTTTTCAGCAAATTCTTTTGCACTTTCAAGATTTGAAAACGCACCTATCTGAACAACATAAACATCAAAAGATTGCTGCTGAGGTGATTCAAATTTGTAGATGTCTTCCGGAGGAACTTCATCAAATACATAAATACTATCTGTAGTTCCCTTTTCTTTTTGCTGTGTCATTTCAGTTGATGAACAAGCAATTAAACCGAGAATAAGAATAAAATTCAGAAATACTATTTGGGCTGTTGTTCTCATAAATTAAATTGGGATGGATTTTCCATCCCTAAAGATTAAAATAAAACGTTATCTAATGCTCCATACGGAATAATTGGAATACCATATTTTCCCATGTTTACTTGCCCTTCAAATACAAGGCTTCCTGGAATTGTTGAGACATCAACTAACGGAATTTGAGCATTACACTCTTCATTGATTGCTTTGATGAATTCATTAGCAATAATTCCATATCCCTGGCTTGTCGGATGAATTCCGTCAAGACTGAAAAAGTTTCCTTCAATGTAAGTAGTAGAGTATGTAACACCATTTACAATTAAACCATTTGAACTTGCCAGTTGATTAAAAACATCATCCCAGTTGATGACCGGATAATTAAAAGTAGCAGCTAATCCAGAAATGATATCATTAAATCCTGCTCTTAATGCCTTATATCCAGCAATCTCAGTTGGATCCAATACTAATCCATTTGGAAATGGATTTTCCGGAGTAAGTCCGAATGGAAATGCTGTATTTACTCCAGGCGGTACTGGAATTCCATTGTCAGAATAATATTTACCTGTTTGATCACCAATTAAACCTGCAGCAGATGAACCGCTTAAAGTTACAAGAACGCTATCAGTTAATAATTGATTAGCTGTTGCAACTGCAATACCAGGACCACCTGTAGTTTGATATACTAAGCCAGGTACCGGAAGTGATTGCAATTTCAAACCAATACCCGGACCAACTGTGGTAAAAAATGGAGTCAACAATCCATTCGGTAAACTTCCGATAATCACCGGCGCGCCAGTTGAACTTAACGCTGTGAGAATTTGTGTGTACTGATTTTGAAATAATGATGCACTGGTTGGTGGAAATAATCCACCACGCGTTGCAAATGCAAGTATATCATTATTTCCGATCCATAAAGTGACCAATGTTGGTTGTTGTGCAAGAGCTAGTTCCATTTGAGTTCCTAACCCTCTTAGAACTACATCAAATAAAGGGTTCGGAGTGTTGAATGGCGGCTGCGCTGTGTAACAAGTTGTTGCACTTCTTGCATTCATCACATCAAATATAAAAGCACTTTTAATTCCGAGATTATTATACGGTGCCGGATAATTCAAGTTTGTTGGTGAACCTTGTCCCGGATTTGTGTAAAGTGTAAATGGATTCAGTGAACCAACTTCCAATCGTCCCACAGTTCCCGGATCACTAAAAGTTGCCTGTGCGTACGTAGTTCCTACTTGTTTCGCAATGATGTTACCAAAAGAATATTGTTGTGCTGATTCAAAAATTGATGTTGATTGTTCGCCCATTGTCAAACTATTACCAATACAAACAAATCGGGTAAAGTCTGCAGTTCCAAAATTAATTTTGGGAGCGGTAAGTTCATTGAAATCTTCACATCCGATTATTGCCAGTAAAATAAAGGAGAGAAGACTGATAGATATATAAAATTTTTTCATTTCTTTGTTTCTCCTTCTATTGCAAATGATAATATAAACTTAAAGACAGTAAATTGGCTGAAGAATTATATGTTCCGTTAAATGGTGAATCGCCAACTGTATAAATTTCCTTGGAGTTTGTTACAGTCAATTCTTTTGCACGGATAAATAAATAAGAGCCCGAAATACCAAACTGATCAAAAATTTTAGCGTCTGCACCAATG is from Ignavibacteriota bacterium and encodes:
- a CDS encoding SPOR domain-containing protein, which codes for MRTTAQIVFLNFILILGLIACSSTEMTQQKEKGTTDSIYVFDEVPPEDIYKFESPQQQSFDVYVVQIGAFSNLESAKEFAEKSRQVLSKDIKVEFNQQKNLYVVWIHPPFENKIQAESYRNELRMNEEFKDAWIVKIDSRK